A genomic stretch from Actinomadura rubteroloni includes:
- a CDS encoding GatB/YqeY domain-containing protein, which produces MSDLKARLETDLSAAMKARDELRTRTLRMALTAVKNEEVAGKKARELSDDDVVKVLAREAKKRREAATAFADAGRAEQAQAERDENGVLDAYLPAQLADAELTALVADAIAETGAAGPRGIGQVMKVVNPKVAGRAEGGRVAAEVKRQLTA; this is translated from the coding sequence ATGAGCGACCTGAAGGCGAGGCTGGAGACCGACCTGTCCGCCGCGATGAAGGCCCGGGACGAACTGCGCACCCGCACGCTGCGCATGGCGCTGACCGCGGTGAAGAACGAGGAGGTCGCCGGGAAGAAGGCGCGCGAGCTGTCCGACGACGACGTCGTCAAGGTGCTCGCGCGCGAGGCGAAGAAGCGCCGCGAGGCCGCGACGGCGTTCGCGGACGCCGGGCGCGCCGAGCAGGCGCAGGCCGAGCGCGACGAGAACGGCGTCCTGGACGCCTACCTCCCGGCGCAGCTCGCCGACGCCGAACTGACCGCGCTCGTCGCGGACGCGATCGCCGAGACGGGCGCCGCCGGCCCGCGCGGCATCGGCCAGGTCATGAAGGTCGTCAACCCGAAGGTCGCCGGCCGCGCGGAAGGCGGACGCGTCGCCGCCGAGGTGAAACGCCAGCTCACCGCCTGA
- a CDS encoding metallophosphoesterase: protein MGRSGRRTVRKLYAVPLGLAAAGAATFGYASVIERNWFRLRRVEVPVLPPGRPAIKVLHLSDAHLTPGRTRLIHWVRSLDALEPDLVVNTGDSLAHRDAIGPFLDALGPLLDRPGVFVYGSNDLYAPVFKNPLRYVWRTSRSDYAKRSREPSLPYRELGSSLQAAGWLDLNNRIGRLKVGGLDVEFGGVDDTHIGRGRYDRIAGPVDPQADVHFGVMHSPEPSVMDRFVADGYDLLLAGHTHGGQVCVPFYGALATNCGLDRPRVKGLHKHRGAWLHVSAGLGTSPKAPMRFCCPPEATLLTLVPR from the coding sequence ATGGGACGATCGGGAAGGAGAACCGTGCGAAAGCTGTACGCCGTACCCCTGGGACTCGCCGCCGCCGGCGCCGCCACCTTCGGGTACGCCTCGGTCATCGAGCGCAACTGGTTCCGGCTGCGCCGGGTCGAGGTGCCGGTGCTGCCGCCCGGCCGTCCGGCGATCAAGGTGCTGCACCTCTCCGACGCGCACCTCACGCCCGGCCGGACGCGCCTGATCCACTGGGTGCGCTCCCTGGACGCCCTGGAACCCGACCTCGTCGTCAACACCGGCGACTCGCTCGCCCACCGCGACGCGATCGGCCCGTTCCTGGACGCCCTCGGCCCCCTCCTGGACCGTCCGGGCGTCTTCGTCTACGGCTCCAACGACCTGTACGCGCCGGTGTTCAAGAACCCGCTGCGCTACGTGTGGCGGACGAGCCGGTCCGACTACGCCAAGCGCTCGCGCGAACCGTCGCTGCCCTACCGCGAACTGGGCTCGTCCCTGCAGGCCGCGGGCTGGCTGGACCTGAACAACCGGATCGGTCGCCTGAAGGTCGGCGGCCTGGACGTCGAGTTCGGCGGCGTGGACGACACCCACATCGGCCGGGGCCGCTACGACCGCATCGCCGGCCCGGTGGACCCGCAGGCGGACGTCCACTTCGGCGTGATGCACTCGCCCGAACCGTCCGTCATGGACCGTTTCGTCGCCGACGGCTACGACCTGCTCCTCGCGGGCCACACCCACGGCGGCCAGGTCTGCGTGCCCTTCTACGGCGCGCTGGCGACGAACTGCGGCCTGGACCGTCCGCGCGTGAAGGGCCTGCACAAACACCGCGGCGCCTGGCTCCACGTCTCCGCAGGCCTCGGCACGTCCCCCAAGGCCCCCATGCGCTTCTGCTGCCCACCCGAGGCGACCCTCCTGACCCTCGTCCCGCGCTGA
- a CDS encoding PIN-like domain-containing protein: MPQQEQQPRFFVDRSLGRILVPKLLRDAGWELITLAEHYGIPEDEHVADVEWIEEAARQGWPVLMKDKKIRYRRVEIEAVAQHEARCFVITRADLKSTEYAARLISNQEAILQAAGLPGPFIYTVHADRLDPLYPKDRTSE; this comes from the coding sequence GTGCCGCAACAAGAGCAGCAGCCTAGGTTTTTCGTCGATCGGAGTTTGGGGCGCATCCTCGTCCCGAAGCTGCTCCGTGACGCCGGTTGGGAGCTCATCACGCTGGCCGAGCACTACGGCATCCCCGAGGACGAGCACGTCGCGGATGTCGAGTGGATCGAGGAAGCGGCGCGGCAGGGTTGGCCCGTGCTGATGAAGGACAAGAAGATCCGCTACCGCCGGGTGGAGATCGAGGCGGTCGCCCAGCACGAGGCCCGCTGCTTCGTGATCACGCGAGCCGATCTGAAGTCGACGGAGTATGCCGCCCGTCTCATCAGCAATCAGGAGGCGATCCTCCAGGCTGCTGGCCTGCCTGGCCCGTTCATCTACACCGTCCACGCTGATCGCTTGGACCCGCTGTATCCAAAGGACCGCACGTCTGAGTGA
- a CDS encoding DUF433 domain-containing protein, with protein MAVDRFSTPLYGIAEAADYLAVPASTLATWAYGYERHRPGGARVHGEPVITAVRPGKRNEPAVPFVGLAEAYALAAFRHAGVPMQRIRPAVEVIKRELGLEHALASSRLFTDGAEVLYDYAEQEADTPEGSSARELVVMRNKQVVFAEVVEDYLRRVEFADDGYARMIRLPQYRVADVRIDADHSFGRPRFARGGAKLEDVIDLFQAGEPLQTVALEFGLAQEEVEDALRAATRAAA; from the coding sequence ATGGCAGTGGATCGATTCTCCACTCCTCTCTACGGCATTGCGGAGGCGGCCGACTACCTTGCCGTGCCTGCGTCGACCCTCGCCACTTGGGCGTACGGGTATGAGCGGCACCGTCCAGGTGGCGCCCGTGTGCACGGTGAGCCTGTGATCACGGCCGTCCGTCCCGGAAAGCGCAACGAACCGGCGGTCCCGTTCGTGGGGCTGGCCGAGGCGTACGCCTTGGCGGCCTTCCGTCATGCCGGCGTACCCATGCAGCGGATCAGACCCGCGGTAGAGGTGATCAAACGGGAGCTCGGCCTGGAACATGCCCTGGCCAGTAGCAGGCTGTTCACCGACGGGGCAGAGGTCCTCTATGACTACGCGGAGCAGGAAGCCGACACACCCGAGGGCTCGTCGGCCAGGGAGCTCGTGGTCATGCGGAACAAGCAGGTGGTGTTCGCGGAGGTGGTTGAAGACTATCTGAGGAGGGTCGAGTTCGCCGACGACGGTTACGCGCGGATGATCCGGTTGCCTCAGTACCGCGTGGCCGACGTCCGCATTGATGCCGATCACTCGTTCGGCCGGCCGAGGTTCGCGCGCGGTGGTGCCAAGCTCGAGGACGTCATCGACCTCTTCCAGGCAGGGGAGCCGCTCCAGACGGTCGCCTTGGAGTTCGGACTGGCACAGGAAGAAGTCGAGGACGCCCTGCGTGCCGCAACAAGAGCAGCAGCCTAG
- a CDS encoding UvrD-helicase domain-containing protein, translating into MSVQDGATLRLLDKADKEIQKLPRTIKGAIYEFQHKFRKNPDAPGLRLKQLRGDSQLYSARVTDSYRALLLHAGNRDYILVAVKDRKDVYDNLDRYRYQINQVTGGIEFVDLSIVASTPVSPDVPKPSAPAPESARPAPLLAGFAEEQLRELGVAGPLIKLALKITTEEDLLALVEFAPALTEEVLLALHDGKTYDEVLEQVTRPVRTDDEIDPADYATALARPATKVTTEDTDLQSVLDGDFGRWKVFLHPTQRKIVERDYRGPARVSGGPGTGKTIVALHRVKHLVDRLPPGEDRPVLLTTFNKNLAADLRDRLLELGGPEILKRVDIVNIDKLATGIVSDTQAGGRRRWIDDERAVREWRELLLELDEDQWDPQFLHDEWSQVILGLGERSRTAYFRARRAGRGRNIGRAQRSQIWQLVEKFTMRLDEKNLWTYRQVAWEAARLELERASKIKAHAESPLNIHLADRSIARENYRYGHVVVDEAQDLNVAHWRMLRAMVPEGDNDMFIAGDTHQRIYGNYVTLGSLGINIRGRSSRLTLSYRTTHEILGSALGLLGDESWDDLDDGKDDLNGYRSVLRGPRPVFRAASTWPDELELIAEQVAEWAGTTAPSIAVCVPERSMVADVESRLGKAGIRAASIGPDGPKLDDAVHVGTMHRFKGLEYQHMVIAGISEGTVPRAFIQQYENADPVRHRRELQQARSLLFVAATRARDTLLITWHGRPSRFLPTDR; encoded by the coding sequence ATGAGCGTTCAGGACGGCGCGACGCTGCGACTGCTCGACAAGGCCGACAAGGAAATCCAGAAGCTCCCCCGCACGATCAAGGGCGCCATCTACGAATTCCAGCACAAGTTCCGCAAGAACCCGGACGCGCCGGGCCTGCGGCTGAAGCAGCTCAGGGGCGACTCGCAGCTCTACTCGGCGCGCGTCACCGACAGCTACCGGGCGCTGCTGCTGCACGCCGGGAACCGCGACTACATCCTGGTGGCCGTCAAGGACCGGAAGGACGTCTACGACAACCTCGACCGGTACCGCTACCAGATCAACCAGGTCACAGGCGGAATCGAGTTCGTCGACCTGAGCATTGTGGCGAGCACTCCGGTCTCCCCGGACGTCCCGAAGCCTTCCGCACCCGCTCCGGAGTCCGCCCGGCCCGCGCCCCTCCTGGCCGGGTTCGCCGAGGAGCAGTTGCGCGAACTCGGTGTCGCCGGGCCCCTGATCAAGCTCGCGCTGAAAATCACCACCGAGGAGGACCTGCTCGCCCTTGTCGAGTTCGCACCCGCACTCACCGAAGAGGTCCTGCTCGCCCTGCATGACGGCAAGACGTACGACGAGGTCCTCGAACAGGTCACCCGTCCGGTGAGGACCGACGACGAGATCGACCCGGCGGACTACGCCACCGCGCTCGCCCGTCCCGCGACCAAGGTCACGACCGAGGACACAGACCTGCAGTCGGTACTCGACGGCGACTTCGGGCGCTGGAAGGTGTTCCTCCACCCCACCCAGCGGAAGATCGTCGAGCGGGACTACCGGGGACCGGCACGGGTGAGCGGCGGGCCGGGTACTGGCAAGACGATCGTCGCCCTGCACCGGGTCAAGCACTTGGTCGACCGGCTCCCTCCCGGCGAGGACCGGCCGGTGTTGCTGACGACGTTCAACAAGAACCTCGCCGCCGACCTGCGCGATCGCCTCCTGGAGCTGGGCGGGCCGGAAATCCTCAAGCGCGTCGACATCGTCAACATCGACAAACTCGCGACCGGCATCGTCAGCGACACCCAGGCGGGGGGCAGACGACGCTGGATCGACGACGAACGGGCCGTCCGAGAATGGCGCGAGCTTTTGCTGGAGCTCGATGAGGACCAGTGGGACCCGCAATTCCTGCACGACGAATGGAGCCAGGTGATCCTCGGCCTCGGGGAGAGGTCCCGGACCGCCTACTTCCGCGCACGGCGAGCGGGCCGCGGACGCAACATCGGCCGCGCGCAGCGCAGCCAGATCTGGCAGCTCGTGGAAAAGTTCACGATGCGGCTGGACGAGAAGAACCTATGGACCTACCGGCAGGTCGCCTGGGAGGCCGCCCGGCTCGAACTGGAACGCGCGTCCAAAATCAAGGCACACGCGGAGAGCCCCCTCAACATTCACCTCGCCGACAGGTCGATCGCCCGAGAGAACTACCGGTACGGGCACGTCGTGGTCGACGAAGCTCAGGACCTCAACGTCGCGCACTGGAGAATGCTGCGGGCCATGGTGCCCGAGGGCGACAACGACATGTTCATTGCGGGCGACACCCACCAACGGATCTACGGCAATTACGTGACGCTCGGCAGCTTGGGCATCAACATCCGTGGACGGTCCTCCCGGCTGACTCTCAGCTACCGCACCACCCACGAGATCCTCGGCTCCGCCTTGGGCCTGCTCGGCGACGAGTCATGGGATGACCTGGACGACGGCAAGGACGACCTGAACGGCTACCGATCCGTCCTCCGCGGACCCCGACCGGTCTTCCGGGCGGCGAGCACCTGGCCGGACGAACTCGAACTCATCGCCGAGCAGGTCGCCGAGTGGGCCGGCACCACGGCCCCATCGATCGCCGTCTGCGTCCCTGAGCGGAGCATGGTCGCCGATGTCGAATCCCGGCTCGGCAAGGCCGGGATCCGCGCCGCGTCCATCGGCCCGGACGGCCCCAAGCTCGACGACGCCGTGCACGTCGGGACCATGCACCGCTTCAAGGGCCTTGAGTACCAGCACATGGTCATCGCCGGAATCAGCGAAGGCACGGTCCCGCGCGCCTTCATCCAGCAGTACGAGAACGCCGACCCAGTACGCCACCGCCGCGAACTCCAGCAGGCGCGCTCCCTGCTGTTCGTGGCCGCCACCCGGGCCCGCGACACACTGCTGATCACCTGGCACGGCAGACCAAGCCGCTTCCTGCCCACCGATCGGTGA